The Asticcacaulis excentricus CB 48 genomic sequence GCAAGCAGGCCGTCGCCGAAGCCTGGCGCAATCTGACCGCCGTAGGGGCCGACCCCATTGCCATCACCGACAATCTGAACTTCGGCAATCCGGAGCGCCCCAAGATCATGGGACAGATCGTGCGCGCCATCGACGGCATGGCCGAAGCCTGCCGTGAACTGAACTTCCCCGTCGTGTCAGGGAATGTGTCGCTCTATAACGAGACCAATGGCGTCGCGATCCCGCCGACCCCGACCGTGGGTGCGGTAGGCCTGTTGACCGACTACGATCAGCGCGTCGGTTTTCATACGCTGAAGGCCGGTCAGGTGCTGGTCCTCGTCGGCGAAACCGTCGGCGAACTGGGCTCGTCTCTGTATTTGCGCGAAGTGCACGGCATCGAAGCCGGTGCACCGCCGAAGGTCGATCTGAGCGTCGAAAAGCGCAATGGCGACTTTGTGCGCGACCTGATCCGCTCCAAAACCGCCAGGGCCGTACACGACCTGTCGGATGGCGGCCTGCTGCCGGCGGCCTTCGATATGGCCTCGGCGTCGGGCGTCGGCATCGAGCTGAAAAACCCCACCGCTCTCGAAGACCACATCTTTGCCTTTGCCGAAGATCAGGCGCGTTACCTGATCGCGGTCGATGAAGCGTCGGCGCATCTGGTGCTGGCCAAGGCCGCCGAAGCGGGCGTCCCCGCCCTGACCATAGGTGTGGCGGGCGGCTCTGACCTCAGCCTGACCGGCGTCATGTCGCTGTCCTTGAGCGAACTGAAAACCGCCAATGAGCGCTGGCTGCCGGAATTTATGGGGTAAACACAGCCCCTCCCTTGGTGTCAGGGGAGAGACTTCTTAAAACGTCACCTGATTTTGTCCCGGACGGACCCGCTCCGGGCGGCGTTCGGTAAAGCGCTTTTCGGCCTCGGCAAGCTGTGCCCTGGTCATCAACGACGTCAATCGTTGCAGATCAGCCGATACCGGTGCCGGGCTTTGCTGCCAGGTGCGCGCCTCATGCGCCAGCGCATGATAGACATAGGCCTCGGTCAGGTCTTTAGCCACGCCCTCACCCGTTTCCAGCCGCCGCGCCCATTCGGTCTGCGCTTCGGGCAAGCCGGCTTCGGCGGCCTTACGGATCAGGTCGATACCGCGCGCACAGTTGGCCTCGACACCCCGCCCCTCGCACAGCATCTGCCCCGTCAGCAACAGCCCCTGCGGATAGTCCTTGAAGGCCGAGCGCTGCACCCAGACAAAGGCTTCTTTCTCGTCCTTTGCGATGCCTTCGCCGCTGAGGTAGTGGCGACCTAACTGATACTGCGCCTCAGCATGGCTCTGGGCCGCCGCCTTTTTGTACCATTCCACAGCCTTGGCCGGGTCCTTCTCGACCTGAAAGCCGTTATCATAGGCCTGCGCCACATAGACCTGCGACTTGAGGACGCCGATTTCGGCATAGGCCAGCTCGTAATCAAAGGCGGTTTTGTAGATTTTGACGCCGCGCCAGCGTTCATTTTCCTGCCACATCCACAGCCCGGCAATGATCAGCGGCACCACAAAGGCCAGTACCTGCACCACACGTACCCACGGCTTGGGCTTGGGGTTGCGGATATCCGTCAGATTGGTCATGCGGCGGTCCGTAAATAAGGTAAAGCCATGCCCGCAGAGGCGGACGATTGCCACTTGTTAACCCATTTTGTGATAGTTCCAAGTCTATTGTGTTTGTTAATCGAGTCGTTCTCAAGGCCCTCCCCATGCCCATTGCGCAATCCGATCTCGAAGCCCGCCTGAAAGCCGCCTTCCCGGACGCCGAGATTGTCGTCGAAGATCTGGCCGGGGACGGCGATCACTACAAAGCCTATATCACCGACGCCGGTTTCGCCGGGATGCCGCGCGTGCGCCAGCATCAGAAGGTCTATGCGGCCCTGTCCGATCTGATGAGCGGGCCGTTGCACGCGCTGGCCCTCGAAACCCGCATCCCCTGAAGGCAGGCCCGCCGATGCGCTATCGCCCCTTCGGACGTTCCGGTCAGGCCCTTTCCGCCCTGGGCCTTAATGTCTCATGGGCGAAGCTGGGTCGCAGCCGTCACGCGGTGGCCCGGCTGCTCAATACAGCGCTGGAAAACGGCATCAATACGTTTCACCTGACCTCGGCCCATCCGGAGCTGCTGACCACAGCGGCCGATACGCTGGCGATTGTGGACCGTCGCGTTCTGTTCATCTCCCTGAGCGCCGAAGAAGAGGGCAGTAGCGATCCCGCCGATGAATACCGGCTTGAGCCCCTGCGTGAGCGCCTGCGCGGCGTCATTAAATCGTCGGGTCTGCAATGGATCGATCTGCTCGTCTTCCATGCCAATGGTTTTGACCGGATACCCGACCGTAGCTGGACCTTTATCAACGCCCTGCGCGAAGCCGGGATGCTGAAATTTACCGGGGCAACCGCCAATGATGACCTGATCAAGGTCGCCGTCGATGACGGACGTTTCAACATTCTGAAGACCGTTTTCGACATCGACACCTCGTGGAACAAGCGCCACCTGCTCGACTACGCGCTGGCGCAGGGTATGGCCGTGTTCGGACACGACTTTTTCCCGGCGCAGTATCGCAAACCGGAGGCCGTGGTGCCCAAGTCCGGTTGGCTGGGGCTATTTGGTGGCAAAGCCGCCGATCCGCTGGCCGGGCGCGGCACCTACGCCTTCCTGCATCAGACACCCGACTGGACCGCCGAAGAACTGTGCCTGTCCTACGCCCTGACCCAGCCCAATCTTTCGACCCTGTTCGCCACAGCGGATGATCCCGAACATCTGGAAGCGCTGGCGGCGGTCGTTGAACGCGCCATGCCGACCTCGGTGCCGGCGCAGATCGAGATGGCCCGCTTTTCGGCTCAGGCCGATACCTTGGCGAACGCGCGCAAGAAACAGGCCTGATCCACTGGATTTTATGGCGCTCTGTGCCTATATCCGTCCCATAAATCCTTTTTCCGGAGTGCCAGCCGTGAGCGCCGATCTCAATACCGAAGTGCATCAGTTCATTGATGGCACCATCAAGAACAACCCCGTCGTCCTGTTCATGAAGGGCACGCCGGATCAGCCGCGCTGTGGCTTCTCTTCGCTGGTGGTGCAGGTACTGGACCATCTGGGCGTTGAGTTCGCCGGCGTCGATGTGTTGCA encodes the following:
- a CDS encoding tetratricopeptide repeat protein produces the protein MTNLTDIRNPKPKPWVRVVQVLAFVVPLIIAGLWMWQENERWRGVKIYKTAFDYELAYAEIGVLKSQVYVAQAYDNGFQVEKDPAKAVEWYKKAAAQSHAEAQYQLGRHYLSGEGIAKDEKEAFVWVQRSAFKDYPQGLLLTGQMLCEGRGVEANCARGIDLIRKAAEAGLPEAQTEWARRLETGEGVAKDLTEAYVYHALAHEARTWQQSPAPVSADLQRLTSLMTRAQLAEAEKRFTERRPERVRPGQNQVTF
- a CDS encoding BolA/IbaG family iron-sulfur metabolism protein: MPIAQSDLEARLKAAFPDAEIVVEDLAGDGDHYKAYITDAGFAGMPRVRQHQKVYAALSDLMSGPLHALALETRIP
- a CDS encoding aldo/keto reductase; its protein translation is MRYRPFGRSGQALSALGLNVSWAKLGRSRHAVARLLNTALENGINTFHLTSAHPELLTTAADTLAIVDRRVLFISLSAEEEGSSDPADEYRLEPLRERLRGVIKSSGLQWIDLLVFHANGFDRIPDRSWTFINALREAGMLKFTGATANDDLIKVAVDDGRFNILKTVFDIDTSWNKRHLLDYALAQGMAVFGHDFFPAQYRKPEAVVPKSGWLGLFGGKAADPLAGRGTYAFLHQTPDWTAEELCLSYALTQPNLSTLFATADDPEHLEALAAVVERAMPTSVPAQIEMARFSAQADTLANARKKQA
- the grxD gene encoding Grx4 family monothiol glutaredoxin, whose translation is MSADLNTEVHQFIDGTIKNNPVVLFMKGTPDQPRCGFSSLVVQVLDHLGVEFAGVDVLQDNDLREGIKAYSDWPTIPQLYVKEEFIGGADIVRELFQNGELETLLAEKGVLEA